In Selenomonadales bacterium, the following proteins share a genomic window:
- the thiC gene encoding phosphomethylpyrimidine synthase ThiC, whose protein sequence is MTELEAARRGIVTPAMQAAAAHENMHAEDLRQLIASGEAVLPWNKLRGERTALAVGKGLTTKVNANIGTSQAYPEAQPELEKLAAALEAGAHSIMDLSTGGDIDGMRRSILARSPVMVGTVPIYQVLVDAVQQGKNVTQITADDIFAGIEKHCRDGADFITVHCGITAEVLAALDKVPRVMGIVSRGGSFMAAWMRHHQAENPLFTQYDRLLSIAKEYDVTLSLGDGLRPGCLADATDTAQLTELMVLGQLVTRARDAGVQVMVEGPGHVPLNQVVPNMQLAKTICHGAPLYVLGPLVTDVSPGYDHITAAIGGALAAANGADFLCYVTPAEHLGLPAAEDVHQGVIASRIAAHAADIAKGVKGADEWDRQMSRARKALAWDAQIDLALDPVRAKALRQARNASTEECCSMCGQFCAYK, encoded by the coding sequence ATGACAGAGCTCGAAGCGGCGCGTCGCGGCATAGTCACTCCTGCGATGCAGGCGGCGGCGGCGCACGAAAACATGCACGCCGAAGACTTAAGGCAGCTAATCGCGAGCGGTGAAGCCGTACTGCCTTGGAACAAACTTCGTGGGGAGCGCACGGCGCTAGCCGTCGGTAAGGGACTAACCACCAAGGTAAACGCCAACATCGGCACGTCGCAAGCGTATCCGGAGGCGCAACCGGAACTAGAGAAACTTGCTGCCGCCCTAGAAGCTGGAGCGCACTCGATTATGGACTTAAGCACGGGAGGCGACATTGACGGCATGCGCCGGAGCATCCTGGCCCGTTCACCCGTAATGGTGGGCACCGTGCCTATCTACCAGGTGCTTGTGGACGCAGTGCAGCAAGGAAAGAACGTCACGCAGATTACGGCCGACGATATTTTTGCCGGCATCGAAAAGCACTGCCGCGACGGTGCGGATTTTATCACCGTTCACTGCGGTATTACGGCAGAAGTGCTGGCAGCGCTAGACAAAGTGCCGCGCGTAATGGGTATCGTGTCGCGCGGCGGGTCGTTTATGGCGGCGTGGATGCGCCACCACCAGGCGGAGAATCCGCTCTTCACGCAGTACGATAGACTGCTGTCGATTGCCAAGGAATATGACGTGACGCTGAGTCTAGGTGACGGGCTGCGCCCGGGATGCCTTGCGGATGCGACTGACACGGCGCAGTTGACGGAGCTTATGGTGCTCGGGCAACTTGTGACGCGGGCACGTGATGCAGGCGTACAGGTTATGGTCGAGGGGCCGGGGCACGTGCCGCTTAACCAAGTTGTGCCGAATATGCAGTTGGCCAAAACCATCTGCCATGGTGCGCCGCTCTATGTGCTTGGCCCGCTGGTAACAGATGTATCCCCAGGCTACGACCATATCACCGCCGCCATTGGTGGCGCGCTGGCAGCGGCGAACGGGGCAGACTTCCTCTGCTATGTAACGCCCGCCGAACATCTTGGCTTACCTGCCGCGGAGGACGTGCACCAAGGAGTAATCGCCTCGCGCATTGCCGCGCACGCCGCCGATATCGCTAAAGGCGTCAAAGGTGCCGACGAGTGGGACCGGCAGATGTCGCGCGCTCGCAAGGCACTAGCGTGGGACGCACAAATTGACCTTGCGCTTGACCCCGTGCGAGCCAAGGCGCTGCGACAAGCAAGAAACGCTTCGACTGAAGAGTGCTGCAGCATGTGCGGTCAGTTTTGTGCGTATAAGTGA